A window from Bacillaceae bacterium S4-13-56 encodes these proteins:
- a CDS encoding plasmid pRiA4b ORF-3 family protein: protein MEVANMIYEFKIVLIDEKPPVWRTVQIPSSYNFNQLHKVIQLSMNWYDIHMHSFLFKKNTHDLYSWQQIGNKNKNDDLFQVDFHEKDEVIADWFKEVDDRCIYIYDFGDDWRHELILQRKLEPEDGVEYPRCMEGQYTSPGEDSRADWKGPQEVDEKQLIQEINDHLRVLQKE, encoded by the coding sequence ATGGAGGTAGCCAACATGATCTACGAATTTAAAATAGTACTCATTGATGAAAAACCTCCTGTATGGAGGACCGTTCAAATTCCTTCTAGTTACAACTTTAATCAGTTACATAAAGTCATTCAATTATCAATGAATTGGTATGATATCCATATGCATTCCTTTTTGTTTAAAAAGAATACACATGACTTATATTCTTGGCAACAGATTGGAAATAAGAACAAAAATGATGACCTATTCCAAGTGGATTTCCACGAAAAGGATGAAGTGATAGCCGACTGGTTCAAAGAAGTGGATGATCGGTGCATTTACATTTACGACTTTGGGGACGATTGGCGTCATGAATTAATTCTCCAGAGGAAACTTGAACCTGAAGACGGCGTTGAATATCCTAGATGTATGGAAGGCCAATATACTTCACCTGGAGAAGATAGTCGAGCTGATTGGAAAGGTCCTCAAGAAGTAGATGAGAAGCAATTAATACAGGAAATTAATGATCATTTAAGAGTACTACAAAAGGAGTAG
- the trpE gene encoding anthranilate synthase component I, which yields MTTQDQFLQDAKMHLTIPVFHSFFTDTLSPIHMFHALKEEALYMLESQDPESPWSNFSFIGLDPMLEIEQVDQQFFIRDLQQGKTFEAATLQGAFEEVASYLQVKDPPISVPFRGGAVGYLAYDAISDVEPIDRAIQDNISISNYHFLFCQTLIAYEHKTKETTILHFSRLNQGAESITKRYEQAKRRIQDIQEKLLENSFIQDVMVSNDLVIPEHKNIRSNYSHERFMDDVEKIKEYIRAGDIFQAVLSQRFETETELEGLQLYRILRKVNPSPYMFYLKFGELEVIGSSPERMMQVQNRHLEIHPIAGTRKRGHSSEEDDALAEDLIRDEKEQAEHRMLVDLARNDIGRVAEYGSVAVPEYMMIGKFAKVMHIISKVTGTLREDVHPVEALLASFPAGTLSGAPKVRAMQILRELEPTPRHLYGGGIIYLGFDGAIDSCIAIRTMTLYKGKVYFQAGAGIVADSDPQLEYEETLNKSLALKRTIELAEHVFELRREGVEKQ from the coding sequence ATGACTACGCAAGATCAGTTTTTACAAGATGCGAAAATGCATCTCACTATTCCTGTATTCCATTCTTTTTTCACTGACACATTATCACCCATTCATATGTTTCATGCATTAAAGGAAGAAGCCTTGTATATGCTAGAAAGCCAAGACCCTGAATCTCCATGGTCTAATTTCTCATTCATTGGTTTGGATCCGATGCTTGAGATTGAACAAGTGGATCAACAATTTTTCATTAGGGATTTGCAACAAGGAAAAACATTTGAAGCGGCAACCCTTCAAGGAGCTTTTGAAGAGGTGGCTAGTTACCTTCAAGTAAAAGATCCTCCTATTTCTGTTCCTTTTCGAGGCGGGGCTGTAGGCTATCTAGCGTACGATGCAATTTCAGATGTAGAACCTATTGACAGAGCCATCCAAGATAATATATCCATTTCTAATTATCATTTTCTTTTTTGCCAGACCTTAATTGCTTATGAACACAAAACAAAGGAAACAACGATCTTGCACTTTTCTCGTTTAAATCAAGGGGCGGAATCTATCACCAAACGTTATGAACAGGCAAAGAGAAGGATTCAAGACATTCAGGAGAAGCTTCTAGAAAATAGCTTTATTCAAGATGTTATGGTGTCAAATGACTTGGTTATTCCGGAGCATAAGAATATTCGAAGCAATTACTCTCATGAACGTTTTATGGACGATGTTGAAAAAATAAAAGAATATATCCGAGCGGGGGACATTTTCCAAGCGGTTCTCTCCCAACGATTTGAAACGGAGACGGAACTAGAAGGTCTTCAGCTTTATCGCATTTTACGTAAGGTGAATCCTTCACCCTATATGTTCTATTTAAAGTTTGGTGAATTAGAAGTGATAGGGAGTTCACCAGAAAGAATGATGCAGGTTCAAAACCGTCATCTTGAAATTCACCCCATCGCTGGAACAAGAAAAAGAGGGCATTCTTCTGAGGAAGATGATGCTTTAGCGGAGGATCTGATTCGGGATGAGAAAGAGCAGGCAGAACACCGGATGCTAGTGGACTTAGCAAGAAATGATATTGGTCGAGTTGCGGAGTATGGTTCTGTAGCTGTCCCAGAATATATGATGATCGGTAAATTTGCCAAGGTCATGCACATCATCAGTAAGGTTACTGGGACTCTACGCGAGGATGTCCATCCTGTAGAAGCCTTATTAGCAAGCTTTCCGGCTGGTACCTTATCAGGTGCTCCTAAAGTAAGAGCTATGCAAATTTTACGTGAGCTTGAACCAACTCCTCGCCATTTATATGGCGGAGGAATTATATATTTAGGATTTGATGGTGCGATCGATTCGTGTATCGCGATTCGAACGATGACCTTATACAAAGGGAAGGTATATTTTCAAGCAGGTGCCGGAATTGTAGCAGATTCTGATCCGCAGCTTGAATATGAAGAGACCTTAAATAAGTCACTCGCACTAAAAAGAACGATTGAGTTAGCTGAGCATGTTTTTGAGTTGAGACGAGAAGGAGTGGAGAAGCAATGA
- the trpD gene encoding anthranilate phosphoribosyltransferase, which produces MSEFLTKVVEGQHLSEEEAFEAMNRIMQGEVPTGHLMSFLSVLRFRGETVEELTGFARAMRSNMRKVDLGESVIDTCGTGGDGSSTFNISTAVSVVLASMGAKVAKHGNRKVSSASGSADVLEALGLPVFAAENKEKEMMEDIGLTFLFAPNYHQAMKHAVTARKELGFRTVFNLLGPLSNPAQAKRQLIGLYDTSIAEKIAETLKSLGSEHVLLVTGRDGLDEISITGSTDIVELKSGEIHRFVLSPEEVGLPVGQLKDIQIHHPDESAELIKDIFYGRANESSTNIVVLNAAAGLYIAGLVEDIKVGVIRVQQALKRGDVARYFEGISDLKEKNQYA; this is translated from the coding sequence ATGAGTGAATTTTTAACTAAAGTGGTGGAAGGGCAGCATTTAAGTGAGGAAGAGGCTTTTGAAGCAATGAATCGAATCATGCAAGGAGAAGTCCCTACAGGCCATTTAATGAGTTTTCTTAGTGTTTTACGTTTTCGTGGAGAAACGGTAGAAGAGTTAACGGGTTTTGCACGTGCTATGCGAAGCAATATGAGAAAAGTCGACCTTGGAGAATCCGTCATCGATACCTGTGGTACTGGCGGGGATGGAAGTTCCACTTTTAATATTTCAACTGCTGTTTCTGTCGTTCTTGCGAGCATGGGGGCGAAAGTAGCAAAGCATGGGAATCGGAAAGTTTCCTCAGCAAGTGGTAGTGCTGATGTGTTAGAGGCACTTGGTTTACCTGTATTCGCAGCGGAAAATAAAGAAAAAGAAATGATGGAGGACATCGGATTAACCTTTTTGTTTGCTCCTAACTATCATCAAGCCATGAAACATGCTGTCACAGCTAGGAAAGAACTTGGGTTTAGAACGGTGTTTAATTTGTTAGGGCCACTGTCCAATCCTGCTCAAGCAAAGAGACAGTTGATTGGGCTATATGATACAAGTATCGCGGAAAAGATAGCTGAAACACTTAAGTCACTTGGTTCAGAACATGTTTTATTAGTGACTGGCCGTGATGGATTAGATGAAATATCCATTACAGGATCAACTGATATTGTTGAACTCAAAAGTGGGGAGATTCATAGATTTGTTCTTTCCCCAGAAGAAGTCGGCCTTCCAGTGGGCCAATTAAAAGACATTCAAATTCATCATCCAGATGAAAGTGCGGAACTCATTAAAGATATTTTTTATGGGCGTGCCAATGAAAGCTCTACTAATATAGTTGTACTAAATGCAGCAGCTGGATTATATATTGCAGGACTAGTTGAGGATATCAAGGTGGGTGTAATTAGAGTTCAACAGGCACTAAAAAGAGGAGATGTTGCTCGCTATTTTGAGGGAATTTCTGATTTGAAGGAGAAAAATCAATATGCTTGA
- a CDS encoding helix-turn-helix domain-containing protein, translated as MVGERIQTLRKKQEMTLSELAERAGVAKSYLSSIERSVQKNPSIQFLEKISKVLGVSMESLLQDENAGNNQEEKIDEDWLQLAKDAMDSGISKEQFREFLEFNKWRKHQNS; from the coding sequence ATGGTGGGAGAACGCATTCAAACTCTTAGAAAAAAACAAGAAATGACATTATCTGAGCTAGCAGAACGAGCAGGTGTAGCAAAATCCTACTTAAGCTCTATCGAGCGGAGTGTTCAAAAAAATCCATCCATACAGTTTTTAGAAAAAATATCAAAAGTACTTGGCGTTTCGATGGAAAGCCTGTTACAAGACGAAAATGCGGGTAACAATCAAGAAGAAAAAATAGATGAAGATTGGTTACAGTTGGCTAAAGATGCAATGGATTCGGGAATATCAAAAGAGCAATTTAGAGAGTTTTTAGAATTCAATAAATGGAGAAAACACCAGAACTCGTGA
- a CDS encoding phosphoribosylanthranilate isomerase: MSGTIVKLCGNKSKEDLTHSAQSSATHLGFIFVPGTKRYVDATSLKKWIREIQPNQKIVGVFVEPPLNFIDYVLQHVPLDVIQLHGNETVPYILNVKETFQLPVWKAIHHGKEGLSYMRLFSGVVDGYVVDSKVKGAYGGTGVIFDWEAIPDYKKEAEQQGVSCLMAGGIHPANVRDILAYQPEGIDLSSGIETDGLKDPVKIEALMREVEQYDTSISRC; encoded by the coding sequence ATGTCAGGAACAATCGTTAAGCTTTGTGGAAACAAGTCTAAGGAAGATCTTACTCATAGTGCGCAATCTAGTGCCACTCATCTAGGCTTTATTTTTGTTCCAGGAACAAAAAGGTATGTGGATGCTACAAGTTTGAAGAAATGGATCAGAGAAATTCAGCCAAATCAAAAGATAGTAGGGGTATTTGTAGAGCCCCCATTAAACTTTATCGACTATGTTTTGCAACATGTCCCATTAGATGTGATTCAGCTTCATGGTAATGAAACGGTTCCCTATATTTTAAATGTAAAAGAAACCTTTCAGCTTCCTGTTTGGAAAGCGATTCATCATGGGAAAGAGGGATTATCTTATATGCGTCTCTTTTCAGGGGTTGTGGATGGGTATGTTGTTGATTCAAAGGTAAAGGGGGCCTACGGAGGGACAGGAGTAATCTTTGATTGGGAAGCCATTCCGGACTACAAAAAAGAAGCCGAACAACAAGGGGTTTCTTGTCTTATGGCTGGTGGAATTCATCCCGCTAATGTTCGCGACATTCTCGCCTATCAACCCGAGGGGATTGACCTTTCTTCTGGAATAGAAACAGACGGTCTAAAAGATCCAGTAAAAATCGAGGCACTAATGAGAGAGGTGGAGCAATATGACACAAGTATTTCCAGATGCTAG
- a CDS encoding anti-repressor SinI family protein — translation MQETRNDVDQEWVALMNEAKKLGISKEEVRYFIEMNNLNKKPS, via the coding sequence ATGCAAGAAACTAGAAATGATGTTGATCAAGAGTGGGTTGCTTTAATGAATGAAGCAAAAAAATTGGGGATTTCGAAAGAGGAGGTTCGATATTTTATTGAGATGAATAATCTTAATAAAAAGCCCTCTTAA
- the trpB gene encoding tryptophan synthase subunit beta — protein sequence MTQVFPDARGRYGDFGGKYVPETLMGPLQELEDALDEVMADPKFLAEYHHILEEYAGRPTALTFADALTEYLGGAKIYLKREDLNHTGAHKLNNAIGQALLAKRMGKKKIIAETGAGQHGVASATVAAKFGLECKVFMGEEDIRRQELNVFRMKMLGAEVIPVTSGNGTLKDATNEAIRYWVANCEDHFYLIGSVVGPHPYPKMVRNFQRVIGDETKAQFLKVEPKYPDRIYACVGGGSNAIGMFYPFLEEDVELIGIEAAGKGVDTAEHAATLTKGNRGVIHGSLTFLLQDEHGQITEPYSISAGLDYPGIGPEHAYLYDSGRVRYESVTDQEALDALKLLTVTEGIIPAIESAHACAQAFKEAKQLSADQTIVINVSGRGDKDMSTLMDYFQEEV from the coding sequence ATGACACAAGTATTTCCAGATGCTAGAGGCAGATATGGCGATTTCGGTGGAAAATATGTTCCGGAAACATTAATGGGACCTTTACAAGAGTTGGAGGATGCTTTGGATGAAGTAATGGCAGATCCCAAATTTTTAGCAGAGTATCATCATATTTTAGAAGAATATGCTGGACGTCCAACTGCTTTAACGTTTGCTGATGCATTAACAGAGTATTTAGGTGGAGCTAAGATTTATTTGAAAAGAGAGGACCTTAATCATACGGGCGCTCACAAATTAAATAATGCCATTGGGCAGGCACTTCTTGCCAAACGTATGGGGAAAAAGAAAATCATTGCCGAAACAGGTGCGGGTCAGCACGGGGTAGCTTCTGCAACAGTGGCGGCCAAGTTTGGACTCGAATGTAAGGTGTTCATGGGAGAGGAAGATATTCGTCGTCAGGAGCTTAATGTTTTTCGTATGAAAATGCTAGGGGCAGAAGTCATCCCGGTAACGAGTGGAAATGGTACGCTTAAGGATGCCACAAACGAAGCGATTCGCTATTGGGTTGCCAATTGTGAAGATCACTTTTACCTGATTGGGTCAGTGGTTGGCCCACATCCTTATCCCAAAATGGTGCGTAATTTTCAAAGGGTGATTGGAGATGAAACCAAGGCTCAATTTTTAAAAGTAGAGCCAAAGTATCCTGATAGGATTTATGCTTGTGTTGGAGGTGGAAGTAATGCAATTGGCATGTTCTATCCTTTCCTAGAAGAGGATGTAGAGCTTATTGGAATTGAAGCGGCTGGAAAAGGAGTCGACACAGCCGAGCATGCTGCTACTTTGACCAAAGGCAATCGTGGGGTGATCCACGGTTCTTTAACGTTTTTGCTTCAAGATGAACATGGACAAATTACGGAGCCCTATTCCATTTCTGCTGGATTAGATTATCCTGGCATTGGTCCGGAGCATGCGTATCTTTATGATAGTGGAAGGGTTCGGTATGAAAGTGTGACGGATCAAGAAGCATTAGATGCTTTGAAATTATTGACGGTAACAGAGGGGATTATTCCGGCAATTGAAAGTGCCCATGCCTGTGCTCAAGCTTTTAAAGAAGCAAAGCAACTTAGTGCGGATCAGACCATAGTGATTAATGTCTCCGGTCGAGGAGATAAGGATATGTCAACACTTATGGATTATTTTCAGGAGGAGGTATAG
- the trpC gene encoding indole-3-glycerol phosphate synthase TrpC: MLDKILATKREEIPRITLEEPMDIPRFSLYESLKNTSNIAALIAEVKKASPSKGLIREDFDPVSIAKDYESSGASAISVLTDQVYFQGKKQYLQDVKRAVKLPVLRKDFIIVTLQIEESFRIGADAILLIGEVLEPKQLHEFYEKAYELGMEVLVEVHSEDTLGGILQEFTPKIIGINNRNLKTFETSLKQTQKIAPLIPEESLLVSESGIFLFEEVERVVSYGAQGILVGEALMRQQDIKQAVHDLLGGGQHVRNNR, encoded by the coding sequence ATGCTTGATAAAATTCTGGCAACAAAACGGGAGGAGATTCCTAGAATAACCTTGGAAGAGCCGATGGATATTCCGAGATTTTCCTTATATGAATCTCTTAAGAATACAAGTAATATTGCAGCCCTCATTGCTGAGGTAAAAAAAGCCTCTCCGTCGAAAGGCTTGATACGTGAGGATTTTGACCCTGTAAGTATAGCGAAGGATTATGAGAGTTCAGGAGCAAGTGCTATTTCGGTGCTGACCGATCAAGTTTATTTTCAAGGTAAAAAACAATATCTGCAAGATGTTAAACGGGCCGTAAAGCTGCCTGTATTGAGAAAGGATTTTATCATCGTAACTCTTCAGATAGAAGAAAGTTTTCGGATTGGAGCGGATGCCATACTACTCATCGGAGAAGTATTGGAACCTAAACAACTTCATGAATTTTATGAAAAAGCCTATGAGCTAGGAATGGAAGTTTTAGTAGAGGTTCATTCAGAGGACACACTTGGAGGGATTTTGCAGGAATTTACACCCAAAATAATTGGGATCAATAATCGAAATCTAAAAACCTTTGAAACAAGTTTAAAACAAACTCAAAAGATTGCGCCTCTTATTCCCGAAGAGAGTTTGCTTGTATCAGAAAGTGGAATTTTTCTATTTGAAGAGGTTGAGAGGGTTGTCTCTTATGGGGCACAAGGAATTCTAGTAGGGGAAGCTTTAATGAGGCAACAGGATATAAAGCAGGCAGTCCATGATTTACTGGGAGGCGGTCAACATGTCAGGAACAATCGTTAA
- the trpA gene encoding tryptophan synthase subunit alpha, with translation MLTTTSFQGKLKKTKDLFIPFIVAGDPTPELTIELAVKLQEAGADILELGIPYSDPLADGPTIQRAAKRALSQGMSLIRAIQLVPQMRARGVDIPVVIFTYYNPVLQLGEERLMELLKENGAEGLLIPDLPHEESASIRDLASREGIEFISLVAPNSDARIEKIAKDASGFLYCVSTLGVTGERNKMSSEVVGFITKVKQHSRVPVAVGFGISTNEHVQWIRGHADGVIIGSRIITLLESELEDLSLGETEQMAALERFYEKVKELVR, from the coding sequence ATGCTCACGACAACGTCATTTCAAGGGAAATTGAAGAAAACGAAGGACTTGTTTATTCCTTTCATAGTTGCAGGTGACCCTACTCCTGAACTTACCATTGAATTGGCCGTGAAGTTGCAGGAAGCAGGAGCGGATATTTTAGAACTTGGGATACCATATTCTGATCCTTTAGCCGATGGACCAACCATACAACGAGCAGCCAAACGAGCACTAAGTCAGGGGATGAGCTTGATTCGTGCGATTCAGCTTGTTCCACAAATGAGAGCGCGTGGGGTTGACATCCCGGTTGTCATATTTACTTACTATAATCCGGTATTACAGTTGGGTGAGGAGAGGCTCATGGAACTGTTAAAGGAGAACGGTGCAGAGGGGTTGCTTATTCCAGATCTGCCTCATGAGGAAAGTGCATCTATTCGTGACTTAGCTTCTCGAGAAGGAATTGAATTTATCTCTCTAGTTGCTCCAAATTCTGATGCTCGGATCGAAAAAATAGCCAAGGATGCAAGTGGATTTTTGTATTGTGTTTCCACCCTTGGGGTTACAGGTGAGCGTAACAAAATGTCTTCTGAAGTGGTTGGTTTTATAACTAAGGTGAAGCAGCATAGCCGAGTCCCGGTTGCTGTTGGATTTGGAATTTCAACGAATGAGCACGTTCAATGGATCAGAGGGCATGCAGATGGCGTAATTATTGGAAGTCGAATCATTACCTTACTTGAATCAGAGTTAGAAGATTTGAGTTTGGGAGAGACGGAGCAAATGGCTGCTCTCGAACGGTTTTATGAGAAGGTGAAAGAGTTAGTTAGATAG
- a CDS encoding aminodeoxychorismate/anthranilate synthase component II has protein sequence MIYMIDHYDSFTYNLVQYLGQLGETIKVVRNDKVSLEEIEELRPDIIFLSPGPCSPDETPITLQVIHRFKGEIPIFGVCLGHQAIAQSFGGKVVRALKLMHGKSSFIHHDGTGIYEGLPSPMEAMRYHSLLVDMESLPDCFEITSVTVEGEIMGIRHKEYLIEGVQFHPESIGTLEGMELMQNMLQIYRKNVVESRG, from the coding sequence GTGATTTATATGATTGATCATTATGATTCTTTTACCTACAATCTGGTTCAGTATTTGGGCCAGCTTGGGGAAACGATTAAAGTCGTGCGTAATGATAAGGTGAGTCTGGAGGAAATTGAGGAGCTACGACCAGATATTATTTTTCTTTCTCCTGGTCCGTGCTCACCTGACGAAACACCGATCACTTTACAGGTGATTCATAGATTTAAAGGTGAAATTCCTATCTTTGGGGTATGTTTAGGACACCAAGCAATTGCTCAAAGTTTCGGAGGAAAAGTTGTACGTGCCTTGAAATTAATGCATGGGAAATCCTCTTTCATTCATCATGATGGAACAGGAATTTATGAGGGTTTACCCTCTCCCATGGAAGCGATGCGCTATCATTCCTTGTTAGTCGACATGGAGTCCCTTCCTGATTGTTTTGAAATCACATCCGTCACTGTCGAAGGAGAGATTATGGGAATTCGACATAAGGAGTATCTAATAGAAGGAGTTCAATTCCATCCAGAATCCATAGGAACATTGGAAGGCATGGAATTAATGCAAAACATGTTACAAATCTATAGAAAGAATGTTGTAGAAAGCAGAGGGTAA